In Zingiber officinale cultivar Zhangliang chromosome 6A, Zo_v1.1, whole genome shotgun sequence, a single genomic region encodes these proteins:
- the LOC121995131 gene encoding uncharacterized protein LOC121995131 — MSARLATCFGVADQEMPSTAVGPSFRTSIYETRLGPAALTWSRAAFGLALRVEFRLSDAEEEEPLEFSFRPSFLWRRRGSRRFPIGDGRSVVFSWDISQAVFSSGRSSRAEPERGFFVAAVIDGEMLLVAGDLVEEAYRKTRARRPKAPFLHPLLAARQEHAVLDSPSGRGTYCTVARCGGRDREISIDLGPKEGGEEAGMSVAVDGKRVFHVRCLRWKFRGSERLEIAGGVRMQLSWDLHDWLFQGEASAGRNAAARVRAVFLFQFEEEGDHELGNRLAKDLVFDEDSVNAIHKIAAFEEDSSKTKNWNGINSNNGFGGAERAIVQPGRRKRQLRRRLMETNSCSSSASSASTASSSTVMGWSSHEELELHRPEGFSLLVYIMKNC, encoded by the coding sequence ATGTCTGCCAGACTGGCGACCTGCTTCGGTGTCGCGGACCAGGAGATGCCGTCGACGGCCGTCGGGCCGAGTTTTAGGACCTCGATTTACGAGACTCGCCTCGGCCCGGCCGCCCTCACATGGTCACGCGCCGCCTTTGGTCTCGCCCTTCGGGTCGAATTTCGACTCTCCGACGCCGAGGAGGAGGAGCCCCTCGAGTTTTCGTTCCGCCCGTCGTTCTTGTGGAGGCGGAGGGGATCGCGGCGGTTTCCCATCGGGGACGGCCGCAGCGTTGTCTTCTCGTGGGATATCTCGCAGGCGGTCTTCTCGTCGGGCAGATCGTCTCGTGCCGAGCCCGAGAGAGGTTTCTTCGTTGCTGCGGTGATCGATGGCGAGATGCTCCTCGTCGCCGGCGACCTCGTTGAGGAGGCATACAGGAAGACGCGGGCGCGGCGGCCAAAAGCCCCCTTTTTGCATCCGCTTCTGGCCGCGCGCCAGGAGCATGCGGTGTTGGATAGCCCCAGCGGCCGGGGAACTTACTGCACAGTGGCGCGGTGTGGTGGGCGGGATCGGGAGATCTCGATCGATTTGGGGCCCAAGGAAGGCGGAGAGGAGGCTGGGATGTCGGTGGCCGTCGATGGCAAGCGGGTTTTCCACGTGCGTTGCCTCCGGTGGAAGTTCCGAGGGAGTGAGAGGCTGGAGATCGCCGGCGGCGTACGGATGCAACTTTCCTGGGACCTCCACGATTGGCTATTCCAGGGCGAGGCCTCTGCTGGCCGCAACGCGGCAGCGAGGGTCCGTGCAGTGTTCTTGTTCCAATTCGAGGAGGAGGGCGACCACGAATTGGGGAACCGGCTGGCCAAAGATCTCGTCTTTGACGAGGATTCAGTTAACGCCATCCACAAAATCGCAGCCTTTGAGGAGGATTCGAGCAAAACCAAGAACTGGAACGGGATCAACAGTAACAATGGCTTTGGCGGAGCGGAGAGAGCCATAGTGCAGCCAGGGCGGCGTAAGCGTCAGCTTCGTAGGCGTCTGATGGAGACGAACTCTTGCTCTTCGTCGGCCTCTTCGGCATCCACGGCGAGCAGTTCGACAGTGATGGGGTGGTCGAGTCACGAGGAGCTGGAATTGCATAGGCCTGAGGGGTTCTCGCTGCTGGTGTACATCATGAAGAACTGCTAG